From Nicotiana tabacum cultivar K326 chromosome 22, ASM71507v2, whole genome shotgun sequence, one genomic window encodes:
- the LOC107775714 gene encoding mitochondrial arginine transporter BAC2-like has translation MNELLKNPIFATHAVVAAGSATLATAITYPLDSLKVLMQVGSGVNKQLTAADALNRIKALSGTSGLYSGVGWLTLGRSLGLGARFGVYEMLTAFYKDGREDNYVHVSEALLAGIASGAVESLISSPFELVKLRAQVTSASRIPSSMSVVEKTAVSPLMAKLLPRHSPDIRGLNNTVGLLTTLPTKHPNLVTALKDYPWMMTGSGRPPSISDVKRPLDIISLEGWGALWRGMRSGLARDCVFGGIFFSTWQFLHQAMLEWKAVGMNPPPRSDEEIGPLSPLAVSLAAGFSGSLAAAASHGFDTAKSRSQCIVLPKFVSMERRFLKWQLPGKRFERWTGIHPADRNILFRGLGLRMARSGLASFVVVGGYLFAINQLLPK, from the exons ATGAATGAACTTTTGAAGAATCCAATATTTGCAACCCATGCAGTTGTTGCTGCAGGATCTGCTACATTAGCCACAGCTATCACTTATCCTCTCGATAGCCTTAAGGTCCTTATGCAG GTGGGTTCAGGTGTCAATAAACAACTCACTGCTGCTGACGCCCTCAATAGGATTAAAGCTTTGTCAGGAACTTCAG GCTTGTATAGTGGTGTGGGGTGGTTGACACTTGGAAGATCATTGGGTTTGGGAGCTCGCTTTGGTGTTTATGAAATGTTGACTGCATTCTACAAAG ATGGTCGAGAAGACAACTATGTCCATGTCTCTGAGGCCCTGTTGGCCGGAATTGCTTCTGGAGCAGTGGAATCACTAATAAGTTCTCCATTTGAACTTGTTAAACTCCGTGCTCAGGTTACTTCTGCCTCCCGAATTCCCAGCTCCATGTCAGTTGTTGAAAAGACTGCTGTTTCGCCTTTAATGGCAAAGTTGTTGCCTAGACATTCCCCAGATATTAGGGGATTGAACAACACAGTTGGTCTTTTAACCACTCTTCCCACCAAGCATCCCAATTTGGTCACTGCGTTAAAAGATTATCCATGGATGATGACAGGGTCTGGGAGACCCCCATCTATATCTGATGTTAAGAGGCCGTTAGACATCATCTCTTTGGAAGGATGGGGTGCTTTATGGAGAGGGATGAGATCTGGACTTGCTCGGGATTGTGTGTTTGGCGGGATATTCTTTTCAACGTGGCAATTCCTGCATCAAGCAATGCTTGAATGGAAAGCAGTTGGGATGAATCCCCCACCTAG ATCTGATGAAGAAATTGGCCCATTGTCTCCTTTAGCTGTTAGTCTTGCGGCTGGATTCTCTGGTTCACTTGCTGCTGCTGCTTCTCACGGTTTTGATACTGCTAAATCTCGTTCGCAATGCATTGTTCTGCCCAAG TTTGTATCCATGGAGAGAAGGTTTCTTAAATGGCAACTACCTGGGAAGAGATTTGAGAGATGGACCGGGATCCACCCTGCGGATAGGAATATCTTATTTCGTGGCTTGGGATTGAGGATGGCACGCAGTGGACTCGCGTCCTTTGTGGTTGTAGGTGGGTATCTTTTTGCAATCAATCAGCTGCTCCCTAAGTGA